From Paenibacillus sp. V4I7, one genomic window encodes:
- a CDS encoding metallophosphoesterase: MISRRQFVKRLLVAAFALTGGGALIMQTLKGGETNRAVAEASAQKAIPQGSLKPETVGSNRLLLSFFLLSDAHISNGVSTMTDKLHSALKDISSFELPVDTIVFGGDVTDIGREQDYKLLRKILNDYKLPPLYANMGNHDYYGIWINSKGEWSTETKPNGNTDAMARERFMKFFGYKDKPYKDVWINDVHLIMMSQETYVEEKPEVGEGAWYSDEQLAWLENIMKAHEDGKPAFVFIHQPLPAPDMDGRTHQLIRAKEFRAILKPYKNVFVLSGHTHRNFATENHYNTQNSFHWFNNASVGKTRNANNPNIAQGMYVQIYNNEVVVRGREFSNQTWIESAKYTVPII, encoded by the coding sequence ATGATCTCTAGAAGACAGTTTGTTAAAAGATTGCTTGTAGCCGCGTTCGCATTAACCGGTGGCGGTGCTCTGATCATGCAAACCCTAAAGGGCGGAGAGACGAACAGAGCGGTAGCCGAAGCCTCGGCGCAGAAAGCAATCCCGCAAGGATCCTTAAAACCGGAAACGGTCGGCAGTAATCGGCTATTGCTATCCTTTTTCCTTCTCAGCGATGCACATATTTCCAACGGAGTCTCTACTATGACCGATAAGCTACATTCGGCTTTGAAAGATATCAGTAGCTTCGAATTGCCGGTAGATACGATTGTTTTCGGAGGGGATGTCACGGACATTGGTCGGGAACAGGATTACAAGCTGCTTCGAAAAATATTGAACGACTACAAACTGCCGCCACTTTATGCAAATATGGGCAATCACGACTATTACGGCATTTGGATCAACAGTAAGGGCGAATGGTCCACCGAAACGAAGCCCAATGGGAACACTGATGCGATGGCCCGTGAACGCTTCATGAAGTTTTTCGGCTACAAGGATAAGCCTTATAAGGATGTCTGGATCAATGATGTTCATTTAATTATGATGTCTCAGGAGACATATGTGGAGGAAAAACCGGAGGTAGGGGAGGGCGCTTGGTATTCGGATGAGCAGCTAGCCTGGCTCGAGAATATTATGAAAGCCCATGAGGACGGAAAGCCCGCCTTCGTCTTTATACATCAGCCGCTGCCGGCGCCGGATATGGACGGGAGAACGCACCAGTTGATCAGGGCGAAGGAGTTTCGAGCAATCTTGAAGCCCTATAAGAATGTTTTTGTGCTGTCCGGGCACACCCATCGTAACTTCGCGACAGAAAATCACTATAATACACAGAACTCATTTCACTGGTTCAATAATGCCTCCGTCGGCAAAACACGCAATGCTAACAATCCGAATATAGCCCAAGGCATGTACGTTCAGATCTACAACAACGAAGTAGTTGTTCGTGGCCGAGAATTTTCCAATCAGACCTGGATCGAATCAGCAAAATACACCGTACCTATAATCTGA
- a CDS encoding DUF4440 domain-containing protein gives MNPEDMNAAFAQAYNSGDIDNLLALYEPGGILINLTGNKDEGLEPIRKTLEELLRFKGTMVSKNIYCITFENIALLRAHFILETVGEDGSPLQIQGHTSEIVRKQLDESWQYIVDHPFGADLLKETERAAPLHFDDQPNLQSR, from the coding sequence ATGAATCCGGAAGATATGAATGCTGCATTTGCTCAAGCTTATAATTCCGGCGACATAGACAACTTACTTGCTTTATATGAACCAGGTGGCATTCTGATTAATCTGACCGGCAATAAGGATGAAGGACTTGAACCGATTCGTAAAACCCTTGAGGAACTATTACGATTTAAAGGCACAATGGTATCCAAAAATATTTACTGCATAACATTTGAAAACATCGCTTTGCTTCGAGCACACTTTATCCTCGAAACCGTTGGAGAAGATGGAAGCCCGTTACAAATTCAAGGCCATACCTCAGAAATTGTAAGAAAGCAGCTTGATGAAAGTTGGCAGTATATTGTAGATCATCCATTTGGTGCAGATCTCCTAAAAGAAACGGAGCGTGCAGCCCCCCTACACTTTGATGACCAGCCAAACCTTCAAAGCCGTTAG
- a CDS encoding helix-turn-helix domain-containing protein produces the protein MPYQDESFGCPVEVGLQMISGKWKPKIMYELLQQTRRFGELLRLIPGVSRHVMTIQLRLLEEDGIVKRTAYLTIPPKVEYELTEFGRSLEPILIQLLKVGEHSISLRKNERNES, from the coding sequence ATGCCCTATCAAGATGAATCATTTGGTTGTCCTGTAGAGGTGGGGCTTCAAATGATTAGCGGAAAATGGAAACCGAAAATCATGTACGAATTGCTTCAACAAACCAGGAGATTTGGTGAGCTCTTGCGACTAATTCCTGGTGTATCAAGACATGTTATGACGATACAGCTTCGTTTGCTAGAAGAAGATGGTATCGTTAAACGCACTGCATACTTAACGATACCACCGAAAGTTGAATACGAATTGACCGAATTTGGTAGAAGCTTGGAACCCATTCTGATTCAATTGTTAAAGGTGGGGGAGCATTCCATCTCACTCCGTAAAAATGAACGCAATGAGAGTTGA
- a CDS encoding transposase: protein MDVSKGESHAQAFLDRGVHHGKTFRFNHDLEGLASFLNYMRGVESAAGMRPSIVMEATGHYHSPIVQFLDEHQYLNIVINPLISHNAKKTNLRRLKTDAAEAHLLGSLFYKEEFEPYKKRGQHLMNLRYLTRQHESLTGMYVQAKLLFRLFWIKFFLNIMACLVTFIQRFPFDFWLYTLRLKRFWNWMKGRLLQQSGRLTGRGKTALWCPERAQILVAAARRNHFKETAFPGHLISMQLLIKLLLQYKDHLADLNKSIEALAEALLEYDLIQSIPGICTKIAAE, encoded by the coding sequence TTGGATGTATCAAAGGGAGAGAGCCATGCACAAGCTTTTTTAGACCGTGGAGTACATCATGGGAAGACCTTTAGGTTTAATCATGATCTTGAAGGGTTAGCGTCTTTTCTAAATTATATGAGAGGAGTGGAATCAGCTGCAGGAATGCGTCCCTCCATCGTTATGGAAGCAACTGGCCATTATCATAGCCCTATTGTTCAGTTTCTGGATGAGCACCAGTATTTGAACATCGTCATTAATCCTTTAATCTCACATAACGCCAAGAAAACCAATTTGCGACGGTTGAAGACGGATGCCGCTGAAGCCCATCTGTTAGGGTCGCTGTTCTATAAAGAAGAGTTTGAACCCTATAAAAAGCGGGGTCAGCATCTCATGAATTTACGCTATCTAACACGCCAACATGAATCTTTAACGGGTATGTATGTCCAAGCAAAACTACTTTTCAGGCTATTCTGGATCAAGTTTTTCCTGAATATCATGGCGTGTTTGGTGACCTTTATTCAAAGGTTTCCCTTCGATTTCTGGCTTTACACCCTACGTCTAAAGAGGTTCTGGAACTGGATGAAAGGGAGATTGCTGCAACAATCGGGTCGCCTTACAGGACGTGGCAAAACGGCTTTATGGTGTCCAGAGCGCGCTCAAATCTTAGTAGCAGCAGCAAGGCGAAATCACTTTAAGGAGACGGCTTTTCCAGGTCATCTGATCTCCATGCAGCTGCTCATCAAATTGCTTCTTCAATACAAGGACCATCTAGCAGACCTTAATAAATCGATAGAGGCCCTAGCTGAAGCGTTACTTGAATATGATTTAATCCAATCGATACCTGGGATTTGCACTAAAATTGCTGCAGAATAA
- a CDS encoding NUDIX domain-containing protein — protein MNGGWHDSYLGKLRKVIGTQKIIVNSVRAILFDDEGRALFIKRRGDKKWGIPAGAMELDESVFDAMKREVKEETGLDVLKATLTAIYSTPTTQTFIDRWGNEHHIIEYLFQVDEWTGTLDKVTDESVDAKFYPLDNLPEASSELFANHHERVFKDYKKFDGKLILE, from the coding sequence ATGAACGGTGGTTGGCACGATTCTTATTTAGGCAAACTTCGCAAAGTCATTGGCACACAAAAGATAATCGTAAACTCAGTACGGGCAATCTTATTCGATGATGAAGGTCGTGCCTTGTTTATAAAGCGTAGAGGTGATAAAAAATGGGGTATACCTGCAGGAGCCATGGAACTAGATGAATCAGTGTTTGATGCGATGAAGCGTGAAGTTAAAGAAGAAACAGGGCTTGACGTTCTTAAGGCAACATTAACTGCTATTTATTCTACTCCAACAACGCAAACATTTATAGACCGTTGGGGAAACGAGCATCACATAATAGAATATTTATTTCAAGTGGATGAGTGGACGGGGACGCTTGATAAAGTGACAGATGAAAGCGTAGATGCAAAGTTTTACCCATTAGATAATCTACCAGAAGCTTCAAGCGAGCTTTTTGCGAACCATCACGAAAGGGTATTTAAAGATTATAAAAAGTTCGATGGAAAATTAATATTGGAATAG